One Babylonia areolata isolate BAREFJ2019XMU chromosome 27, ASM4173473v1, whole genome shotgun sequence DNA window includes the following coding sequences:
- the LOC143301116 gene encoding testis-expressed protein 52-like encodes MPTLAEREKLMSDASPHMTGFTPRPIEQLSKRRRPQEMLDIECRHFLRGSTEACSHQHPTVEYQLWLEAGKHEAPFPGRPDPNYNSNVWRNFRRNFGFKTSVEGRKISDVIASMYPLNIPTASKVGKHTFEKYIKETALFQDDKYKAMAIAQTRSDMNEFRRLKVKTESRNPPIDQTGNILPPDNYKHYAHRFIPIPSPPPTPPPPGQKTDMFGQRYTPRSQPYLWKLSYKLNHPEYRRLQEEVAKRRKMMEERQKHKFSRVLPSPVSLEGFQIEQ; translated from the exons ATGCCAACCTTGGCGGAACGGGAGAAGCTGATGAGTGATGCCAGCCCTCACATGACCGGCTTCACTCCACGGCCGATCGAGCAGCTCTCCAAACGCCGGCGCCCGCAGGAAATGCTTGACATAGAGTGCCGCCACTTCCTGCGAGGCTCCACTGAAGCCTGTAGTCACCAGCACCCCACAGTGGAATACCAGCTGTGGCTGGAGGCGGGCAAGCACGAGGCACCTTTCCCAGGGCGGCCAGATCCTAACTACAACAGCAACGTATGGAGAAACTTCCGGCGCAACTTTGGCTTCAAGACCTCGGTGGAGGGCAGGAAGATCTCAGATGTCATTGCGTCCATGTACCCGTTGAATATCCCCACCGCTTCCAAAGTTGGGAAGCACACGTTTGAGAAATACATCAAGGAAACGGCGTTGTTTCAGGATGATAAGTACAAGGCGATGGCCATTGCACAGACACGGTCGGACATGAATGAATTTCGGAGGCTGAAAGTCAAGACAGAGTCTCGCAACCCTCCTATTGACCAAACAG GAAACATCCTTCCTCCAGACAACTACAAACACTACGCTCACCGCTTtattcccatcccctccccaccccccacacctccccctccggGCCAGAAGACAGACATGTTTGGCCAGAGGTACACGCCCCGCTCTCAGCCATACCTGTGGAAGTTGTCCTACAAGCTGAACCATCCGGAATACCGGCGTCTGCAAGAGGAAGTCGCCAAGCGCCGTAAGATGATGGAAGAACGGCAGAAGCATAAGTTCTCCCGAGTGTTACCTTCTCCGGTCAGTTTGGAAGGGTTTCAGATTGAGCAGTAA